The nucleotide window TCGCCGTATAGGGGATAACAAACAAGTTCAATATGGGTATCAAGGATAAAAGTGCACCTAGTAAAACTAATAGAGAAGAGATACCATCTCTAGAAAAGGCCCTAGTGTACCAGTCTATAGCGCCTCCCAGTCCGATCCTGCTCCCCACTACTATGGAAGAGCTAACTATGTACACTAAGATGAGCAGGAGACCCTCAATGAAGAAAGAATAGGGCACACCGAACGACGAGAGTAGACCGAAAACCAAACCAGTGACTAACAAGGTTGGTGAAAAAACCTGTAGGGTATTCAATGTACTGTTCCAGGCCAGTGACAGGTCAGGAATATTCCCCATGATGGCGCTCCCAGATTCGAACGCCTCTATTAAGATGAGCAGAGAATAAATTGAACCTGATATGAATCCTATTACAAATAGGACTATCTTTACAGCCAAGGGGGATAGTCCAAAAGAAATTAAGGCAGACGAAATGCCCCCTAAGACGAATCCTATCAAAATTGCAACAACTAGAGCAATGATTACCGGGATAATCATACCTAGGTTCTTGATAAAAAAGTCAAAGGCTTGGAGATAGAGGGGTCTGCTGTTATACGTTGGCCACCCACCATATCCAAAATTGAAGTTTTTAGACGCTTTTGGAAATTTCATTTCACTCGGCTAATGGAATTACACGATTTTATTTTTTCTCCGGTTGAGCTATCTGGTTATTAATTAGAGGGGATTTTCCCACGACTTGCTCTATCTAATGTATAAAGGCAGAACATCTCTTCGAGGGCTATACTTAAAAACGTCCCAAGTCTCAGTAGATTCATCTAGTTACAGGAATCTTTTCACTAGGTTTTCAAACTCGTCGTATTTGTCCATCTTCATAACCCCCAAGGTGGTAACTCTGGGCAAGTCCACTATCATTTTCTTATTGGCTTGGACTGGTAACCTAGATGCTATGTATTCAGCAGTCCCCTGAGGGTCCTCCTTCATAAGATCTATCCCTTCTGAGTATGCTCTGACGAACTCCTCATGGTTTGCCAGGATGCTTGCCCCGCAACTCCCTGGGACGTTAAGCAACTCCTCGAAAGTCTTTCCTCTGCCAAACGGTGCCGGTACCACAACGGACTCAACTTGTCTTTGGTTGAGGAGTTCCATCAGCTTTTGCATATCTTCAGCGTAGACTATCTCACCGTTTATTCCCTTTTTATGGAAAAGTGCCTTGGTCAAGACGTCTGCAGCGCTTCCCCTTCTCCATACGCCTATCTTTCTTCCAACGTCGGGGGAAACTACCATAAGTCCCTTGATTGTGATATAGTCAATTCTCACTCCTCTCTTTACCAAGGATACTGTTGAATCTAAAATGACATCTGCCTTTCCTTCCTTTCCAAAGTCAATGGTGATGTCCTTATATTTTGAACTCGCAGCTACCATAGGATAGGACACAGGTCCAGGTGCAGCTATTACGTTTAACATGCTTTCACTAGGTAACATAGATACCCATCGCTTAAATATTTGTTCAAAACAGTTCAGACCGCGGTAGATTTCGAGAAGATAAGCACGGTTGAATCGTTAAGGGAATAGTTAGATAGTTAGTTTTTTATTTTTTAAGTATCCCTTAAACCTCATGGATCTAAAACAAATCCTAACTCCAAATAACTCTGTGCTTGTTGTGTGGGACGTTCAAAAAGGACTGGTGAAAAACATATTCAATAAGGAGGAATTTAGCAAAGCCCTAGAGAGGGTAATAACTACAGCGAGGAAAAGTAAGATACCGATAGTTTACACAAAGATCACTCCTTTCCCATCTGGATTTGAGCCATATAACTCTAGGGTGACTGAGAGGAGGTTCACGTTCACGCAGGAGGATCTAGAGCTTTACGTCAACCCTGAGGTTGGCACCAAGGGTTCTGAGATAGTTTTACCCAAGAACACTTGGAGCATTTTCGTGGGGACTAACTTTGAATTGCTCCTTAGGAACTCCGGCAGGAACGTCATTATCTTCTCTGGTATAGCGACTGAGATCGGTGTGGAATCTAGCGCCAGACATGCCTTTGCGTTGGGATTTTTGCCAGTAATAGTGAGGGACGCAGTTTCATCCTACAATAAGGAAGGTCATCAGAGGTCCCTGGAAAACATGAAGGACTTCTTCCCAGTCCTCTCCTCAGAGGAGATAGAGAGGTTATTATCCTAATTTTTAAATTAGTTTTAGAGATATTCTTGATATATTTTGTAAGGGTTCGGGTTTAGTTGGTTTCCATGATTTGGCATTGATCCTCAACCCTTGGGCTTCACGGGAGTTAAGGAAACTACTTCCTCTGTCCCCCGTCCCTTAGCGTAACCCCAACCTACTATGTGGGTAAACTCGGACATCTCTGGTCAGGTTACCTTGTCCCTCTCAGGATATAAGCCCACATCTGAGGCAGGTGTTTACACTTAGTTTTTATCATCTACAGTATCGCATTACATTATATAACTATGTAACTCAACATATAACTATGTAACTCAACGAGTTCGCTGAAACTGTTGACCACGGCCTTTGTCCGTTGTGATACGTTAATTTTGGGAGTTCGAACAGTTGTACCTTAATCTGAGATCATATGACATGAGACCCAGTCGTTTGGGATTTTTTAGAGAATGCTAGAGTGTTTTCGAAGTAGGCTCATTCCCTAGCCTTAAGTAAAAGATTATATTTTGTAAGGGAATACTGAATACCATGTATGTGTATAGCATTGACCAGTCATCATCAAATATGGTAAGGTCTGTAGGAAGAAAAGCTGCTTATCTCGGCGAGCTTACGAGGTTGGGGATAAGGATACCATGGGGGTTCGTCATTACGAGGTCTGCCTTCAGAAGGTTCATGGACATAGCTAAGGACACTGTAAGCGACGCATTGAAAGGGGTCAATTTGGACGATCCGCGTGACCTGTCGAGGAGGTACGAGAGAATTAAGGAGATAATGACCCAAATTGATCTTCCCATGGATATATCCCTTGAGATAGACCAGCACGTGAGAGAAATCTCCACAGATTTCGTTGCTGTTAGACCCACTTTCACCTCAGGAATATCCGGACCTAGCTTTGCAGGGGAGGTCGACTCTTTCCTCTACGTAAATAAGGCCGACATTCCCTTTTTCCTGAAGCAAGCTTGGGCGAACTATTTCAGTCCCAAGGCCTTGGCCTATAGAGTGGCTAGGGGGGACTCCATAGACATAGCGGTCTTAATTCAAGAGATGGTGGATCCGGACTCTGCAGGCACAGTTTTCACCATTCACCCAGTGACAGGCAACCCTAACTGGGTAGTCATAGAGTCATCTTGGGGGCTAGGTCAGGTAGTCACTAGGGGTCTTGTCACTCCAGACAGATTCACATTACCAAAGAGGGATAGAATCATAGCGGAGAGGTACATTGGGAACAAGCACCTGATGCTTAGGTTTGACCCGAGCTATAGGGGTATAAGGGAAATTCCGCTTGGTGGTAAAGCACTTGAGCCCAGTTTAGAAGATGAAAAGGTAATCGAGCTGGCAAACCTAGCAATAAGAATAGAGGAGCACTTTGGGAAACACGTCAACCTCGAATGGGCTTTGCAGGATAGGAAGCTATACATTCTGGAGGTAAGGGGAATTAAGACCATGTGGGAGGACATCTGATAATTTTGAGTGTTATATCTAGAATCCAGGAATATGGAGAAGTTGGGAGATTGACGTTAATTCGGCCCTGGATTAGGGCATGGGGATCCGGGCTCTCTAATTTAAACTGAACGGGTCTGGGCAACTTATCTTAACCTATACCTAACTTATCTTAACCATACCTGAAATGTTCTTTAGATATAGGACAGAACTTAACTATTTGTTAATTACAGATAATCCATGGAGCGAAAGGCTTTCAGTTCCGTCGCGAGGGCTATTTTGGCCACGCTGGAGAAGGAGGGTATTGAGAAAGTTTTTATCGTTTCGGGAACCGACTACGCCGCTTTCATTGAGGAGAAGGTTAAGGATAACTCACTCCCCGAGTTTATTCTAGTCCCTCACGAAATCACCGCTTCGTCCATGGCTCTGGGTTACTCCCTTGCTGGAAAATTGGGAGTGGTCGCAGTCCATACTGTACCAGGGACTTTAAACTCCCTGGGTGTAGTTAGCAACGCTTTCACGAGCAGGATTCCACTGCTAGTCTTGGCCGGTAGGTCTCCCTATACAGAGGAGGGAAACAGCGCGAGCAGGAACCTCAGGATACACTGGACTCAGGAAGCGAGGGACCAAGGCGAGTTGGGGAGACAATACTTCAAGTATGACTTTGAGATTAGGGATCCGAGTCAGACTCTGGTGGCCGTAAAGAGAGCTTTACAGATAGCCTTGAGTGAACCGAGAGGGCCAACTTACCTTGAAGTCCCCAGGGAGGTTAGCGTCAAGGAGTGTGAAGGAAAGTTCCTGAATATGGACCCATACGAACCGGGCCCGTCAAGGAAGCAGCTACAGAGGGTAGAGGAGCTCCTGAGAGAGGCAGAGAGGCCTGCTATCATCACTTGGAGAGCCGGAAGGAGAAAGGAGTGGTTTGATGCCCTAAAGGAGTTTGCTGAGAGAATAGGTTCACCAGTAGTTAACTACGTGGGGGAAGTATCTAATTACCCCTCCAAGGGCGAGATGGCGTTAGACAAGTTAGACCTAAGGGAGCCTGACCTCCTGTTGGTCATAGAATCTGAGGTCCCGTGGATACCAAAGAGGGTTAATGTGGAGGCCCCCGTAGTGAGGATAGATGTGGAGCCAGCGTACTCTTACATTCCCTACTACGGATTCCCATGTCACGTATGTCTGCAATCGACTCCTTTAGCTTTAAGGGAAATCCTGGTTACACCTAAGGACAGCTGGAGGGAGGAGGTAAGGGAGAGAGTCCTGAAACAAAGGGAGGAGAAACAGAGGGAGTTGGAGAAGCTAGAGACGCAGTCCAAGATACATCCCAGGTTGCTCTCCAAGTATGTTTCAGAGTTTAAGGCAATAGTAGTTAACGAGTACCCCTTTAATCCCAGATATGGCGAATTCTCCTTTGGGGAATACTTCGGGGACTTATCTGCAGGTTATCTGGGTTGGGCACTGGGTGCGGGACTGGGAATAAAGATGGCAACCAATAGAGATGTGATCATAACTACAGGTGATGGGTCTTTCATCTTTGGAGTCCCTGAAGCCTTTTACTATGCAGCCAAATCCTACTCACTTCCCACAATGGTAGTCATTTTCGACAACGAGGGGTGGTTGGCATCAGCAGAGGCTGTAGAGGAGGTCTACCCGGAGGGTCTAGCTAAAGCCAAAAAGTACTTCCCTGGGGCCGACTTTAAGAGATACAATATAGGGGAGACGGTGAAAGCTTTCGGGGGATTCTATAGACTAGTTGAGACCCCAGATGAGGCAAAGAAGGGTCTCGAAGATGGATGGAGACGAGTGAAAATGGGGGACATAGCCGTGATCCAGGCAATAGTGGAGAGGGCTAGATAACCTTTGCCTCGTTATCCATTAGTAATTTCGTCACCAAAATGAAGGTTGTAAATACTAAGATTTTTTAACTGTTAGTAAATACTATTATTATGCCTTCGCTGACGTGGAGAAACGTAATAGTGGCAGGAATGGGTGTGTTCACAGACGGATATAATCTTTACTCAATATCCCTCACTTCATTTTTCATCCCCTCATCTTTCAAGTTTTCAAGCGGAGAGCTGGGACTTTTGGTGGCAGGGTCCTACTTCGGTGCAGCTTTTGCTGCGTTGATCTTTGGCGCGTTAGCCGATAGGCTTGGAAGGAAAGGGATTTATGGTTTTGACGTCGCTATCATGTCTCTCGGTGCAGTCCTACAAGCCTTCTCCCAGTCCTACTTAGAGCTCCTGCTTTCAAGGCTTATCCTAGGGATAGGTATAGGGGCTGATTACGTTCTTTCCCCAGTGATAGTAGCTGAGAACTCCAGCGGAAAGAATAGAGGTAAGATGATGGTAATCACGTTTGCAGTAATGTGGGGGCTTGGGGCGGTCTTAGCGGCCTTTGTAGAGCAACTTACCCTATTGGCCAATCTTCCTCCGTCTTTGATCTGGAGGATAGTCTTAGGTGTCGGAGCTATACCTGCAATATCAGTGTTTTTCCTGAGGAGGAGGATCTATGAGACCGTTATGTTCGTATCGAGGGTCAAGCCTGAACACATTGACAGTGAGAAGATAGAGAGGGAGCTGGGAAAGCCTCTCGTTAAAGCTAAGGACACTTCATCTTTCATGAGTAGGCTAAGGTCTTCTGCAATTTTCATTGTAGCTGCCTCACTGCTTTGGCTACTATACGATATGTATTCCTCCACGTTCGCTATCTATGGTCCAATAACCATCGCTTCCAATCTAGGTATGACGCCCATAGAGTTCACTTACGTCGCCCAATTCTTTGCTGGAATTCCAGGGCAAATACTCTGCATCCTCCTCATAGATAAGATAGGAAGGAGACCACTAATAGTTTTAGGATACGCTGGAGTTGCAGCCTGGCTGTTGGCGTACTCTCTATTGTTGGCCGACCCTAGGATATTTGGGTTGTCTTCAACCCATTTGAACACGTCCAGTCTAGTGGGTGAGGCTGCGGTGTTGGGGTTCTCGTTCTACATGCTTAATTATTTCTTCTCAGCTATAGGCCCAGCCTCCATTATAGGCTCAGCCATGGTAACACCGGAGTTAGTGCCCACCAAGGTTAGGGCAACGTCCCAGTCCATAAGTGTAGCTGTGGATAGGTTATCTGCTGCCTTGAACATAACGGCCTTCCCTCTCCTTCTCGCTCACTTCGGTCTAGCTGCAATGGTTGGACTATATTCTGGTATAGCTCTTTTGTCCAGCCTCATTACCCTGTTCGTAATACCTGAGTCAAGAGGAAGGGAACTGGAAGAGTTAAGCAAGGAGGGCCAGGCGCAGAAATGATTAAATGGCTTTCCACGATTATCTACTTTTTATGGAACCGTTTTACTTCAAAAGTTATGAGAAGGTAATAGGAAAGGCGAGTGACGTGAACGAGCTGGAGAGGGAGATGGGGAGGTTAGTGAGAGAGGATCCAGCATGTGTGGAGTGGCATTTGAAACAAGGACATCTAGTGAACTGGCTTAACTACATTGGGGAGAGAGGTTTAGCGGAGATGTTGAAAGGGGTTAGTAACCCTAAGGAGGCCCTGTCAAGGATCGTAGAATATAGGGCAATGACCCCAAGGAGGGAACAAAGGAGGAAGGGTAGGAGTAAAAAATTCAATATCTGAGTTTTCTAGCTACCTCAGTCAGTCTTTTACCCATAAACCTAGCTATGGTTCTTTCAGCCTCATCCAACTCTTTTAGACTTCCAAGATGGCTGGGTCCGTAAGGGGATCCACCAGTAGTGGACGTAAACAACTCCTTTATTCCATAGCCTAGGGGAACAATTATCATGCCGTGATGGTAAGCATATGTGCTCATGGTCAATATGGTCGTCTCGTGTCCTCCGTGAATTGTCCCAGCCTCAGTGAAGAAACCTACTGGTTTACCATATAGAGCACCCTTCAACCAGAGATCCCTAGTCTGATCCAAGAAAAACTTGAGCTGGCCTGTGATGTTCCCATACCTAGTTGGTGAACCCATAGCTATACCGTCTGCCCACTCCAGGTCTTCAAATCTGGCTTCTGGGATTTTCTCGACCTTGGACATATCAACGTTGAACTTAGCTACTACCTCTTTGGGGAAGAGCTCTGGGACTCTAACTACCTTAGTTTCGGCTCCTTCACCTCTCGCCCCTTCTGCGATTTCTAGAGCTAGATCAACTATTGTCCCGTACCCGTAGAACAGGACTAGGATTTTGGGTTTAGGAGATGACATAGGACTCTACTAAATGAGCTTCATTTAAAAAGTTAATCAGCTTTATCTTTTTAATTAACTCTCTAGACTAGGACTGGTTGACCCTCAACATAAATACAGTAAGGATGGAGCGTCGTTACGTCCAGCAAGTTACGATATGTCATGCGGGGCCTGTCCTTCATTAATAAAAGGACGACAAAACTACCTTACTAGGACAGGGGCATGCCAGATCCTATCAGCCCTAACACGTTTTGAAGCCACAAGTTTCCCTGGTAGGTCACTCAGTAATAGGGACTTGACCTGTAACTGCTTTATCTACCTTCCTGAAAAACTTGAAGTACAGGAACGAGTTAGCCACAGTAGCCACAAAAGAGACCTCAAATGGAATTGCTACAGACACTGCGTGCATGATATATCCAGATAACGTAGTGGAAGCAGCGGAGGGTATTAGTCTCCCGGCCTGATTTGCCCCAGATGCCGTGGCTCTTCTGCTCTCACCTATTAAGTTCATCATTAAAGCTTGCTGGGCTGGTAAAGAGATAATCCTGAGAGGAGTGAAGATTACGTAATCCACTGCGGCCAGAGCCGGTATCCCTAAGAAGGGAAAGGTCAATACTAGGAAGGCTGATATGACCCTCGTAGTGATGATTAACCTGACGAAACCTAACTTTTCTGTCAGGACTGGAGTAGCGAACATGAGCGTAGCGGAGATTACTCCCCCTAAAGAGATCAATTCCCCTATGGCGGACTGGGGTAGTTTGTATGTCTCGCTGAATATTATGGGAATGAAGGGCACTATAAGTCCTTGGGAGACGCCGTTAAGCACCCCGGTTATGGTGAATTTTCTTATCGTGTCGTTATCCCTCTTGGTTACCTCGGGGGAAGCCCTCTTAATAGGCTTGAAAGATTCCTTTACTGGTAGGACAATGAAGGCAGAGATAGCTGAGATTGCCAATGCGATCTCAAATATTAACTTGTAACTTGATATGAACGATAGCAGGGCTCCACCAGCACCAGCGTAACTCGACATTATGGTAAACAAGGAGAACACCTTGGTCCTATCCTTAGGGGGGACCTTCTCAGTAAGGAGGGCGGTCTGCATTGGAGCTACTGCAGCTCCCACTCCACCACCTACAAGACCGCCAGCTATCCCGAAACCTCCCAACGCTGAGGAGAGGAGAAGCAGAAAGAAGTTGGACGTTGTAATTAGTATGAGTACAGAAAGGGGAAGAAACGTGAGGGTTAGCAACAATATCCTTTTCCTTCCATATCTGTCGGAGTAGAAACCTAAGATAAGCGTAAGGAGTGGGGTTATAAAGGCCCCAGTTCCGAAAAGTATACCGACATCAAACAGGGAAAGGTGAAGTCCGTGTACGTAATAAAGCCCAACTATCACTGCCAAAACTCCTGCAGAAACGCTACGGGATATTCTGGAGGTCATGAGAAAAACGACGTCTCTATTCATACTCTCCATTGGGTGCAACACATTAAATATTTTATTATTAACTGTCAAAGCAACTCTTAAAACTACAGTAGAGACCAAACATTGTTTCTGTATAAGACGAAAGAATTTATTTACGGATTAACGTCTAATCCTAATCAATGAAATATTATTGGTTCCTGCTAATAGCCTTCATCCTGGTCGGGGTAGGAGTGAAGGCGGTGTCAGAACCTAATGTCCCACTTAATGTTTATTTGTTCAAATTAATTAATTACCATCAAATTAGTTTTTTAAATCCAGTTATGGTGTTTCTATCAAAATATGGGAGGGAGTACGTATGGATTCCGCTGACTGCAATACTCCTAGTATTCAGGAAGACTAGGCGTATAGCAATTACTTTGGCTGCCTCCTTCATTTTAGCTATAATAGTGGGTGAAGCTAGCAAGTACGCCTTTGCCCAGGGAAGACCATTCCTTTACGTGAGCCCGGACTACACTTTAGTACCTAAACCCTCGGATTACAGCTTCCCTTCAGGTCACGCCCTAATAGTAAGCGACGGAGCCATCGTGTTAGCTAAGATGGCTCCGAAGTGGTTATGGATAATTATGTTGATCGAAGCTCTATTGGTCTCGTACTCTAGGGTATATGTCGGGGTCCATTGGCCTGTAGATGTCTTTGCAGGCTGGTTAATAGGTGGGTGGACGTCGTTATTCACGGTGGACTTAGAGAGAAGGGGGACCTTAGCCTTCGTGGAGAAGCTCCTCAAGGCTTAGCTGGACCAGCTATTGTGTTGTTTTATAATTGAAGACAGTTTCGTACTTTGAGGCGAGTAGGTCGGGGGACGTCAAGAGGACGAGTAACCTGTCTCCCGTAGTATCAAGGCTGCAAATCCTTGGCAGCAGATGGATTTGAATACCTTGACTACTGCATTTATTACGTGGGATTGTGAACCTCATTGAAAAGGCAAGGAGAATGAGGGAAATTGGAGATGAATACGAGAATCTTTTGAACGAGATGCTTAACGCGCTATTTAAGGTAATACCCAACTGTGTTGCCCTCAACATGGACGATTCCCTTATGCCGATCTACGCGGTCTCAGCATTGAAGACGGAGGGTCTTCTCGCCTTCCCTTACTCCTGCAACGGGAAACCAGGCTATGTAGTAATAAGAATAGATGGTGAGTTAGTGTTTGAGGACATGAACGGCAACGTCACGGAGATGGGAAAGATTTCATGATAGAGGAACGCTAAACCTCGCCCTTCAGGGCGTGAGGAGGTTTTTAAACTCTTTTACCTCGCTTTTGCCTATGGAACTCCCTTCCGGTCAACTTAAAGGCCATGAGGAGCGGGAGCCGATCTCCCCCGCAACACCGGAGGGGAGCGTCAGAACCGTAACTGTCAGGCTTTCCCCTAGTGGAGCGCAGCAAAGAAAACTGAGGAAGTTGGCAGACGCATCAGCGAGGCTATACAACGAGGTAAACTGCTAGAGCAGGCAACAGTCCTTAAAGGACAAGAGAGTAGACCTCAAGGTCACTTGGGACAAGTCTAGAAGAAGTACAAGGAGATACTTGGAGTTAACGCTCAAGCTGTATTACAGAAGAACAACGAAGCGTGGTCGTCTTTCTTCTCAATATTGAAGAATAAAGATAGCCTGCCTTCCTTCATTCAGCACATTTCACCACCGGGCTAGAAAGACAAGGGAAGGAGGAAGCTAATCCTCGTAGTTAGATAAGACCTTTGTCTGTGAGAGGTGTGGTTTCAGGCTAGATAGGCAGTTAAACTCTTCCCTGAACATCTACCTGAGAATGTGCAGGTTCCCCCAGATGGACTCCACCCCGTCTAAGTGGGTTGGGGTTAACCCCTCTAATAAGGAGTATGAAGGCGGAAGTCCCGCTTGAACCCCGTGAAGCCCAAGGGATGGGGGTTGATATCAAAATAGGTGAGAACAGAAGAAATCCAAAACCCCTTTTCATTTATAAAAGTCAGATAATATACGCTAAAGACTTTGAGTAACGATGGAGATATTCAGAGAGTAGTCTTATCTCATCCCTCTACTAAGTGAGACCGTTTTAATGACATGAACTCTTACTCTTCTATTAATTACAACCCTACATAGCACATTTCGACAAAGTATAAGTATAACTACGTTTCAAGATAAACATGGATCTTAGAATATTTATGGCCTTGCTCATAGTGCTTATCGTTGTTTCAACCTTTTCAATTTACCTAGTCCTAAGGGATTTGACTACCCAGCAAAAAGTACCTTATATATCCCCCTCAACTATAGACCAAAAATTAGGAGGACAGTGGAGGCTTGATGTCGTCGAGAACCTGAAGTATCCTGACACGATTAATCCACCTAACGAAATACTATCCCTTCTAGAGAATAGCTCTGAGAGCGCGTTCTTCATACTTTATGTGGGGGATGAGTCCAACCTATCCATGTTCATCTATAAGTATCAAAATTCCAGTTCCCTCTCTAAACTTGTCCTGACGATTCAGCAAATCTACAACAAGTTAGGTTGGAGAACGCAGGATCTAAACGGTTCAATCACGGGTTTCACTGTTCAGTCAAACGATTCCCAGTTCCTCTATGGTGCCTATCATAACTACGTTGTGGTGGTTTATCTCAATGGGGTTGTGTACCCAAATGAAAGCGTGGAAGTCGCAAACCTCGAAAGTCATGTCCTGACGTGAAGAGATGTTTTCCCTTTTCCATGCATTTTGAGACTAAAAGTTAGGGCATGGACTTGGGCATTCCGTGTATCTACATTGAGGGGGTAAGCGAATCTGTTACCATTTTGCCCTGGGGACTATGAACTTCCAACTAGGTCCGAGAACCTGTCTAGACACGGTTAGAAACTGAAGTTTGGAAAAAGGTTTCTAAAAACCAAGATTCCTTGCCTAAAAGGTGTACTTGCCCTCATATTGGGATAGAGGGTTTAAGGTAAAACACGTGTCCCATACCCTTTACCTTATCGAGATTCCTCAGTGCCTCTTCGTTCCAATACCTTTCCCCACTGAAGTCCAACATAGTGGCGTACACTTTATCGCCCTCAACTAAGCTTACAAGTAACCAACCTCTCCCAATTGAGGCTGAGGTTACTACAGTTAACCCATCAAAATTAAGATAGCTTTCTGACAGTCCATTCACAGGAACCTGTTTCACTATCCTATCAAAGGTCACGTACAGGTACGCAATGAAGCCCGTGTCCTTTATTAACTCGGCGAGTCTCTCCCTCTCCGAGAGCGAGCTAGCGTATAGGGAGTGTACTACAGGGTTCCCCAGCTTTAACATGATGAAGGAGACGTAATCCCCCATGTTGAATATCTCGTACTTACAATTCATCAACTTCGCGACTTCCGGCAGAGTTACGTTTACAGCAGCAGGGTGATCCACCAGAACTTCCAACTCCTCTCCGGGTCTCATTTTCATCAGTTCTTTCTTTGAGGCTATCTCGGGGACAGGACACTGTTCTCCCCTCACGTCTAAAACTTTCCTAACTAGAGGTTTCATAATTGAAATGAGAGCCTGAGGGTACTGTGCTTTATTACTCTGCCCATTACATATAGCCTCACCGTATTCTCTCAGGTTCTTTGTGATAGACTCCTCTATGGACGAAGCGACCATCTCATTCGTTGAGTTCACTTCGACTTCAACCTTGATGCTCGGACCTTCCTTAAAGTCAATCTTAACTAGGAACCTCCCATTTTCTTCTAAAATTTCTATGGATCTCTCGCTCAACCTTACTAGGACTGGAAAAGCTAGTTTCCCGAGTTTCAATTTCCCTGAGTAGCCCCAATTCAGCCTTCTAAGGTCGTGAAGAAGGTAAAGCCTGTGATACTTCTCTAAACTCATTAGGGGTTTAAAGTCCTTGGCACCAATTAAAACAACTTCAGATTGCACATTATTTATTAATTCCCAGAATATATAAAGATTAATTTATAGCATATCTTCACATATGATACTTATGGGTTCAGGGTTACGTCTGCTAGATGGGAGAAGATCACAGTACCATAGCTAGAATTTGTGACTACAATCGCGTCCCTCTCCTTTTCCTCGTAACGATGTAAATAGGACAGGCACGTTTACGGAATTTCAATGAAGTAACTCTAACGTCCTCGGAGCCCACAAGTCTTCTATATCATCTCTAAATGGGAGCTAAGCCCTGCAATAGGCACGGGATTGAACGAGACATCCAGAGCCTTCCACGTGAAGCTGAACTCATCCATCAAAACTAGCAGATGGGCAGCCCATTGGGACAAACTAACCTCTTCACCCTAAAGGGTGTGCATTCCTTATTTTCTGACGACTAAGTTTAAT belongs to Metallosphaera tengchongensis and includes:
- a CDS encoding sulfurtransferase TusA family protein; translated protein: MQSEVVLIGAKDFKPLMSLEKYHRLYLLHDLRRLNWGYSGKLKLGKLAFPVLVRLSERSIEILEENGRFLVKIDFKEGPSIKVEVEVNSTNEMVASSIEESITKNLREYGEAICNGQSNKAQYPQALISIMKPLVRKVLDVRGEQCPVPEIASKKELMKMRPGEELEVLVDHPAAVNVTLPEVAKLMNCKYEIFNMGDYVSFIMLKLGNPVVHSLYASSLSERERLAELIKDTGFIAYLYVTFDRIVKQVPVNGLSESYLNFDGLTVVTSASIGRGWLLVSLVEGDKVYATMLDFSGERYWNEEALRNLDKVKGMGHVFYLKPSIPI
- the sepP gene encoding undecaprenyl-diphosphatase SepP — protein: MKYYWFLLIAFILVGVGVKAVSEPNVPLNVYLFKLINYHQISFLNPVMVFLSKYGREYVWIPLTAILLVFRKTRRIAITLAASFILAIIVGEASKYAFAQGRPFLYVSPDYTLVPKPSDYSFPSGHALIVSDGAIVLAKMAPKWLWIIMLIEALLVSYSRVYVGVHWPVDVFAGWLIGGWTSLFTVDLERRGTLAFVEKLLKA
- a CDS encoding MFS transporter is translated as MNRDVVFLMTSRISRSVSAGVLAVIVGLYYVHGLHLSLFDVGILFGTGAFITPLLTLILGFYSDRYGRKRILLLTLTFLPLSVLILITTSNFFLLLLSSALGGFGIAGGLVGGGVGAAVAPMQTALLTEKVPPKDRTKVFSLFTIMSSYAGAGGALLSFISSYKLIFEIALAISAISAFIVLPVKESFKPIKRASPEVTKRDNDTIRKFTITGVLNGVSQGLIVPFIPIIFSETYKLPQSAIGELISLGGVISATLMFATPVLTEKLGFVRLIITTRVISAFLVLTFPFLGIPALAAVDYVIFTPLRIISLPAQQALMMNLIGESRRATASGANQAGRLIPSAASTTLSGYIMHAVSVAIPFEVSFVATVANSFLYFKFFRKVDKAVTGQVPITE